ACCAGCCGCAGCGGAAAGCCGTGCTCGGCGGTGAGCAGCTCACCGTCCTTGTGGGTCGCGAAGATCGTGCGCTCCGAGGCGAAGTCGGAGAGCCGCAGATTGGCGCTGTAGCCGTACTCGGCCCAGACCATGACATGGGTGGCGTTCGGTGCCGGCGGCGCGAAGTCCATCAGCGTACGGGCGGACACACCGCCCCATTCGGCCCCCTGCATGCTGAACTTCGTCACGCAGTGCAGATCGGCGACGACGCTGGAGAAGGGCAGCGCCGAGAACTCCTCATGGTTCCAGCAGCGTTTGTCGCCGTCCGCCGTGGCGCCGAAGACCCTGAACTCCCAGCGGTCCGGCTTGAACTTGGGTACGGGGCCGTAGTGGGTGACCGGCCAGCCACGCTGAAGTCGCTGCCCCGGAGGAAGCTCGGACTCCTCTGATGCGCGGTATTCCCGGCTCTCCGGCTGACCCATGCCTTCAATGGTGACAGACCAGGAGGGGTGGTCATGACCAGGTCTGAGCCGATTCGGGCAACTCGTACTAAGCATGCACTTACTGGACGCCCCTCGGTCGCGGTGCGAGGATGCGCGCACCTGCCCCAGTCATACGTGCGGAAGGAGCCTCTGCGATGCAGGGCGACCACGAGGTCATCGAGTTTCTCAATGAGCAGCTGACCGCCGAATTGACCGCCATCAACCAGTACTTCCTGCACGCGAAGATGCAGGAGAACTTCGGCTGGACGAAGCTCGCCAAGTACACCCGCGCCGAGTCGTTCGACGAGATGAAGCACGCGGAAGTACTGACCGACCGGATCCTCTTCCTCGACGGCCTGCCGAACTACCAGCGCCTTTTCCATGTGCGCGTCGGCCAGACGGTCACCGAGATGTTCCAGGCCGACCGGCAGGTCGAGGTGGAGGCGATCGACCGCCTCAGGCGCGGCATCGAGGTCATGCGTGGCAAGGGCGACATCACGTCGGCGAACATCTTCGAGTCGATCCTGGCGGACGAGGAGCATCACATCGACTATCTCGACACCCAGCTGGAGCTGGTCGAGAAACTCGGTGAAGCGCTCTACATCGCCCAGCTGATCGAGCAGCCGGAGAGCTGAATCGCCTCGTGGGGCTAGGCGGCCTCGCTGAGCTCCGGGTCCACGGCGAGCACGGCGGCCGATTCACCCTGGTCGAGCAGCTCGCGGCGCGGGCACGCACCCCGGCCGAGAAGCCCCTGGATGCGGCGTACGCACGACCCGCAGTCGGTGCCCGCCTTGGAGACCGACGCTATCTGGCGCGGGGTGCAGGCACCGGCATCCGCGTGCTCCTTCACCTGCTTCTCGGTGATGCCGAAGCATGAGCAGACGTACACGCGGTTCACCTCCCCGGTCGGGATCGTGGCGCCTTTCCCGATGATCGGTGAGGCTTACCTAACCTTACCCGCCGGACCCGGTGCGCAAAAGCCCCGGATATGACTGTGGGGCGCGGATCACATCGATCCGCGCCCCACAGTCGTCATCCGGACTACTGGTCCCGGTACATCTCGGCGACCAGGAAGGCCAGGTCAAGAGACTGGCTGCGGTTCAGCCGCG
This portion of the Streptomyces sp. NBC_01750 genome encodes:
- a CDS encoding sulfite oxidase-like oxidoreductase; amino-acid sequence: MGQPESREYRASEESELPPGQRLQRGWPVTHYGPVPKFKPDRWEFRVFGATADGDKRCWNHEEFSALPFSSVVADLHCVTKFSMQGAEWGGVSARTLMDFAPPAPNATHVMVWAEYGYSANLRLSDFASERTIFATHKDGELLTAEHGFPLRLVVPQLYAWKGPKWVRGVEYMTADRRGFWEERGYHNLGDPWREQRYSYQEEPGDGPEL
- the bfr gene encoding bacterioferritin; the protein is MQGDHEVIEFLNEQLTAELTAINQYFLHAKMQENFGWTKLAKYTRAESFDEMKHAEVLTDRILFLDGLPNYQRLFHVRVGQTVTEMFQADRQVEVEAIDRLRRGIEVMRGKGDITSANIFESILADEEHHIDYLDTQLELVEKLGEALYIAQLIEQPES
- a CDS encoding (2Fe-2S)-binding protein, with the translated sequence MNRVYVCSCFGITEKQVKEHADAGACTPRQIASVSKAGTDCGSCVRRIQGLLGRGACPRRELLDQGESAAVLAVDPELSEAA